The Gracilibacillus caseinilyticus genome segment TATCATTGTTGGAAAAGAAGAACGATGCTATTATTTTGAAAACGCTTCCTGACAAAGGTGGAGTAAGGAGGAATAAAAAAGCATGCGAAACAATAGCCATCATTTCATCGATGCTAACCAAGCAAAGTCCGAAGTTTATAATTTTAATTATGAATGGCGGTTTAAACTGGCAGATTGTTTTCCGTTACAAGAGGCACTGGACACATGGAAGGATAAGAACGGAAGATGCTTTTATGAGAAGGAATACGAGGAACAAGATTGGCAAACTGTAGGTGTTCCTCACACCTATAACGATAAAGATTTATTTGTTTCAAGAATAGAGGATACCGGCAGTGGGCAGAAACGAACCTTTGCATTCTACAGAAAATGGTTTAAGTTGCCTGAGAAGCATTACAACAAAAAGGTCATGATTGAATTTGAAGGAATACGTCAAACTTGTTATTTGTATGTCAATGGCAAAATGGCAGGCTATTATGAGTCAGGTGTCGCCCCGTTTGGGTTCGATCTTACACCATACATCCACGACCAGAAAGACAATTTAATTGCTATTGCGACGGATAATACATCTTCCAGAAATTTAGATCACTTTGCTGCGGAAACTCCGAATAACGATGGAGCGATTCCAGGGGGGTTCATTGCATCGCTTCAACCAGATTCGATTTCAGAGGATAAACGTGGAGTAGGTTATTTTTGGAACGCCAATGATTTTAATCCGAGTATTGGTGGCCTTACGAAAAACATCAGGTTACACATTAAGCCTACGTTACATATTACCTTACCGATATACAGTAACCTCCAGACAAAAGGGGTGTATATTTATGGTTCTGATTTTGATATAGAGAATAAAAAGGCAATGATACATGTTCACGCAGAGATAAGAAATGAATCAGAAAGAGCGGAAGAAGTATCATTAGTATCCATTATTTATGATCATAGCGGTAAGGAAGTAGCAAAGGCATCTTCAGGATGTATAACAGTACAACAGACAAAGGCGCTAACTCCTTATTCACCATTATCGATTGTTCCAAGTGATGCTTATAAAAGAACGGGAAGGGGATATACGCCTGTACCGGAAGATCAAGTAGCTCCGACGGATACCGATTCTGTAGAGATCACACTTATAAAAAGCAATACAACTGGCTCTGATCTGCGCTTCTGGTCGCCGGATGACCCTTATTTATATACGGTTCAAACCTATTTGTTCTGTAATGGAGAAGTGCTAGATCAGGTAACGAATACTACGGGTTTTCGAAAAGTTTCCTATGATTTTGAAACTGGTCTGAAAATAAATGATCAACGAGTATGGTTAACCGGCTATGCGCAACGCGCTGCAAATGAATGGGCAGCCATCGGGACTGCGGTAGATTGGCTAAAAGATATTGATGCGCAGTTAATTCGTGAAAGTAATGCGAATCACATCCGCTTTATGCATGTAGCAGGCAGTCCGGCAGATATTCGGTCATTTGACCGGTATGGAGTGGTTTGTACACAACCTGCTGGTGACAAGGAAAGAGAAAATTTTGGCAGACAATGGGACCAACGTGTGGAACTTATGAGAGATGTCATCATTTATTTTAGGAATAATCCATCCATTTTGTTTTGGGAAGCTGGCAACAATTCAATTAATGCCGAACATATGAGAGAAATGCGATTATTAAAAGAAAAGCTCGATCCTTTCGGTGGCAGATACATGGGGTGTCGAACATTAAACACAGATGAACTTTTACAAGAGGCTGAATATGTAGGCACTATGCTAAATCGTCATGCTGGTCGTTATCAGTCTGAACAAATGCCTGTCACCGAGACAGAATATTTACGAGAAGAAGCACCAAGACGCGTCTGGGATGATTTTTCTCCACCAGATTTTGATTACGATAATCTTTGGTTGGGGCCAGGTGGACGAAAGCAAGTGGGAGCGGATTGTCATGACCTTACTTCAGAGGATCTCGCACTATATGCGGCAAAGGGTTATGCAGAGTTTTTCCACGATCGCATTGGTGGTGCTTCTGGAAAGAATTATTATACTGCTGCGGCTGCGTTATGCTGGACAGACTCTGCTCAGCACGGAAGGCAAGCAGCGAGCGAAAATGCCAGGATGAGTGGTCGTGTTGATCCGGTACGAATTAAAAAGCAAAATTTTGATGTATTCCGAACAATGCAGTCACCTGAAGCAACGGTCCATATTGTCGGACATTGGAATTACCCCGAAGAGAATGGAAGTAACTATCGTTATTCAGTAAAAGAATTTGATGGTACTTATTGGAGAAAAACCGGCAAATTTCAATATAGAAATCCACGTGACAAGACCGTGTATGTGATAGGCAGTTACGGTATAGCCAAAATTGAATTGTATATCAATCACCAGTTTTTGGCAGTATGCGATCAACCGTTGGATACATTTGTGTTTGCTTTCTATCATATTGATATTACACAGTCCGGTTCCATTACTGCTGTTGGCTACGATTATCAAGGAGAACAAGTGACGAATGATACAGTGGAGACCGTCTTGGAACCAACAAAAATAAAGCTTACTGCCCATACTGGTAATAGAGGATTATTAGCAGACGGAACCGATATTGCCTATGTGGACGTGGAAGTGGTAGATGAACATGGACGGATACATCCATTAGCAAATGACAAAATCGAATTTGTGCTTGAAGGAGGGGGTATTTTTCTTGGTGGTTATAATAGTGGCAGATTTAACGGCTATGGAAAAGCAGATAGTGTGATCCATCAGCATCATGTTTATGCAGAGTGCGGCAGTAACCGTGTATTTATACGGTCAACAAATCAAGCAGGAGTAGTAAAACTAATAGCTAAAATGAAAGGGATATCTGATCAAACGGTCGAGATTATCAGTCAAGCTGCCGATAGAAGAGCACTGTCACTTGAATACCCACAATATGAAACAGCATCTGTTGTGCAACCCAGTAATCAAAACTATCCATTCGAAGCAATAGCAGAAGCAGATGCTGTTAAATATCAGGAGCCGGATCATATATATTGTAAGGTTGTCGTCAACGGGCAAGAACCGAACACCTATGGCATTCTCAGTATCTATGAACATGGAAGTGTGTACAGCCCGATATTGTTTATTCTTGAGAGTATGAAAAAGGATTTTCCCCATTTATTTGACTATCAATACGATGAACAGAATGGGATTTTAACGATAGATTCATATGGTCGAACAATTGTAGCGGAGCAAGGCAGGACACATCTTTTGGTTGACGGTGAAGAAAATCTGCTGAATGGGGAGCCATATAAAGATTCAAATGGTGCTCTTATCGTAGAAATTAACGCGGTTATTTCTTATATCAAAGATGTCATTTCTTATTATGATGAGAAGGCGAGTTTGTTCCGAATAAATATACCTGTTTAGAAGGGAGTAATAAACAATGTCAAATAAAGTGAATGTATATTGGTTAGATCAAAAGCCAGTCGTCAACAGAGGCGTAACATGGGGAATACCTTGGGAAAAGGGACATTTAAAGAAAACAGATTCCTTAACCTTAACGGATAATCATGATGCGGAGATTCCTCTTCAAACATGGCCGACCGCATACTGGCCAGATGGCAGTGTGAAATGGACGGCACATGCGGTATCCTTAATGGATGATAGGTTGTCAGAAACCTATCAGGTGAAAAAAGGATTAGCCATCATCCCTGAGAACCCACTGACTGTAGAAAAGTCCGATGAATCGATTCAAATTAACACTGGGCATCTGATTTATAAAGTAAATACGTCAGGTGAACAAATTATCAGTCAAGTACACAATGGTGAACAACTTGTGTGTGAAGGTGGGTATTTGAAAGGAATAAAGGAATCCTTCACTGATACTGATGGCGTTGTAACGACAAGGCAAGAAGCTTTCTATAGTGATATAAATAGTGCGATTGTTGAACAAAGTGGTCCAGTTAGAGCTGTCGTGAAGATAACAGGACGACACAAAGTTGTTTCTGATCAACGTAAATGGCTGCCCTTTACGTTAAGGTTATATTTTTATGCGGGTCAATATACGATGAGAGCGGTGCATACGTTTATCTATGATGGTAATCCACATCAGGATTTTATTAAAGGGATCGGGATTGATTTTCGAATACCAATGCAAGGTCCATTATATAATCGGTATGTACGATTTGGAGGAGATGAAGGATTCTTTCGCGAATCACCAAAAGGGATGCTTACCTGGCGGACAAAAGGACATTACGAAACACTTTATCAAGACCAGATGGAAGGTAAGCCGATTCATTTTCTGGAGGAGGATCAAGCCTTTGTCAATTTGCTTGATGATGCTGCTACTTGGGAAAATTATAAATTGGTCCAGCAATCTGCTGATAGTTATGCTATTTCCAAACAAACGAAACATGGATGTTCCTGGGTTCATGCCGTTTCCGGAAATCGAGCAAATGGTGTCGCTTATATTGGAAGTGAATCAGGTGGAATGACCATAGGGGCACGTAATTTTTGGCAGAAGTACCCTTCCTCTTTTGAGGTAAAGGAGTTAGCTAAACAAACAAGTACGTTGTCCACATGGTTCTGGTCGCCTGATGTACCTTCGATGGATATGAGGCATTATGATACAGAAACACATGTAAAATCCTCCTATGAAGGTGCAGAAGAATTTCGCAGTACACCTTATGGAGTGGCCAATACAAATGAAATCACCGTGGGATTTTACTCATCTACGCCTGATCAAAAGGAGTTGCGGTCATTTGTTCGTGAGAAAGAATCTCCTGCGTTGTTGGTATGCGAGCCAACTTATTACCATCGAACAAGTGCATTAGGCGTTTGGAGTGTGAAGGATGCAAGCACTCCGACAAAAGCTAAACTGGAGCAAGCACTGGATGAAGTGGTGCAATATTATATGAATGAAGTGGAACAACGAGGCTGGTATGGTTTTTGGAATTACGGTGATGTGATGCATAGCTATGATCCAATCCGTCACGTATGGAAATACGACTTAGGTGGCTGTGCATGGCAGAACACAGAATTAGCTCCGAACTATTGGCTTTGGTACATGTTCTTACGATCAGGCCGTGATGATATTTTTCGTTTTGCTGAAGCGATGACAAGACATACAAGTGAAGTCGATGTATACCATATTGGTGAATATGCAGGTCTGGGCTCCAGGCATAATGTTGTCCACTGGGGCTGTGGCTGTAAGGAAGCACGAATTGGTGCAGCCGGTTTGCATAAAATCTATTATTATCTCACAGCGGATGAACGAATCGGAGACATTATGGACGAAGTAGTTAATGCTGATTACACGACAGAACATATACCTCCTATGAGGGCATATTTTCCCAAAGATCATTTCCCGACTCACGTAAGAAGTGGTCCTGATTGGGCCGCGTTTTGTTCCAATTGGCTAACACGGTGGGAACGTTATGAGGATACATCATTCCGTGATAAAATGTTGACAGGAATTAACTCGCTGAAAAATATGCCCTATCGCTTACTGACAGGACCTGTTTTCGGTTATGAACCTAGAACTGGTGATTTAATGTTCTTTGGTAATGAAAACCACGGACACCACTTAATTATGAGCATGGGTGGTGCACAGGTCTGGATGGAATTGGCGGAGGTTCTGGAAGACCCGGAATGGCTGGAAATGCTAGCTGAGTTTGGTGCATTTTATAATTTGCCAGCAGATGAAAAGGCAAAAAGGACAGATGGTGCAATCACAGGTGACAAGCCATGGGGAACGTCGATGCTTTCCTCAACGTTAGTAGCATTTGCAGCAGCATATAAACAAGATCCACAATTGGCGAAAGAGGCGTGGCAATATTTATTAGAAGATGATACACACTGGCAGATCAAATCACCGTTAAAATTAAATAAAACAAACGATTACGTAAAACCAATCTCAGAAGCGAAAAACATATCCACAAACACAGCTTCCCAATGGTCGCTAAATGTGATTGTATGTATGGAACTGATTGAACAGTACTTAGAACCCGCCATGCAAGAAAATACAACTTTGGCAAATAAGTATTAACTAGTAAAAAAATAAAATACGGTAACATTCAAAAATTGCATATTGCAGGAAAGGTATTCGCCCTTTATAGTGTCACTATAGTTGATAGAGGGAGAGGGGGAATGCCTTTTTTCTGAGAGATAAAACGAGGAATATAAAACTGCTCTCGATACAATTTATCAAGCAAGATGACTTTTATGGATACCACTCAATATGCTTCTCTTACAAAAATTGTAGAGCGGTATCCTTGTACAAAAAATTACAGCAAGGCTAGTAAATATAATTTGTATCTAATATAAATCTAACTTGGTAGAATCAAAAGTTCTTCTGTAGGTTTATACATGATGCAGCTATGGATTAGTTGTTGTTTTGTAAAACAATTTTAAATCTTTTCCCCACCTTGTGTAAAAGCGCTTACAATTGTGGTAATATAAATGTTGTGAGGTGGGGAAAATGGATTTCAAAAAAGTGATGAGAAATTGGAAATACTGGTTCTTAAATCGCTGGCAAAGCAGTTATTTTCGCAAAAGTTTTCTATTAATTCTTTTTATTACATCGATTCCAGGCATTATTTCAGGTATTGCTATTTATACATTTGGATTAAATTCTACTGAAAATGAATTGCGAAAAGTGCACGTAGAAGAAATAGATGAGCGCGCACAAAATATTGATGACCAATTAAACTATTTGGAAGAATCATTAACGTATTGGGCGTATGAACCAACATTTAATTATCAGTTGATTACCACAGATTTTGTTTATGAATTTCAAACGACAAGAGATATTATGCAGAAATTATTAATTCTTGAAGGCAGTCAGCCATTGATTAGCCATGTAGATCTCTTTGTAGAAACACACGATGGTCCGGTACTGTTTACACCGTATATGAATAAAATTACTAGTCAGGAGCAGCAAGAGGCTTATCATAGTTTTTTAGAATCATCAACTAACATATCGTGGTATCACAACGAGAAGCAGTTTGAGGAGACAGAATATGCAAATAATTTATTACTAGCTCATCAAATACCTGGAGTTGTAAATAGTTCATTCGGCGCGATTGTTGTTTCACTCGATAAGAAAAGCCTTACGCAAACATTGGAAACGTTAACACCATACAGTAACGGTGTAACTTTGTTAATGAACGAAAATGATGAAGTATTATTGTCAACGGAGAAAACAAACGATCAAGCATTTACGAGTAAGCTAGTCTCGATGTTTGCAAATAAGCAACAATCCGATCGTTCCTTTCAAATGGATTGGGATGACAAAACGTACTCCGTTTCATTCGGTACTTTTAATCGAGTTGGTTCTGAATGGACTTATGTTTCCGCTGCACCGATATCAGCTATTACGACCCCGATAATCACTATCTCTAAAGTTATCCTGATTGCCAGTCTTACGGTGTTAGGCTTAGCGTTTCTGCTAACATGGTTTGTATCAAACCGTTTGTATCAGCCGGTCAGAAAGTTAGCTAGCAGCTTTACTAATACAAATTCTGCGACACAAAAAGGCCCGAAAGACGAATTTAAACAAATTAGAGACCGGATTGATACTTTAACCTTTGAGAGTGAACAATTAGAGCGAAGAATAACGAAACAGATACCACAATTAAGACAAAACTTTCTCATTCAATTAACGAAGGGATATTTATATGATTTCGATGAATATGCTCTAAAGAGAAGAATGGAGAATTACAGATGGAAAGTGGACAATACGTCATTTGTTTTACTCGACATCCAATTAACAGGGATCGTTGCCAATGAAGAAAGGAAATACGAAGATGATAGTTTGCTAGCCTTTGCAATGGCAAATATTGCAGAAGACGTAACGAAAGAGTACATAGAACAATATGCCGTTCTTAATCAATATGACATGACAGCGACAATTTTTTTAATTGTTCCTGATCAAATATCAAATGTATCCGAATTATTACGAAGTCTTAGTGAAGACATAACGACTTCCATTAACCGTGTCTTAGCACGATATGTCACGATTACGATCAGCTCAAAAACACCTAAAATCAAAGATATTAATTTTCTGTTTGAAGAGATTGGAAGGGTCAAACGTTTCCGGGATTTTCACAAACAGAATCAGATTCTTATGTTAAATGAAGTCGAACAGAATGTGACGGGACATCAATTATTCTATCCATTTGAAATGGAAAAAGAAATTATCCAATCGATTAGAAGAGGAAAAATTAATGAAACAGAGACGTTGATTCTTCAATTCTTTGATCAGCTACTCGACAATAGTACAAAGGAAGTTAGTGTGCAAGCTGGCATGATGCAGCTGTATAGCGCCATTCAACACGAAATATTACTGTCAGGAGTGGATCCGGTCATTTTATTCAAGGGACGGAATATGTATGAAGAATTAGCACAACTTCGTGAAATGGAATGGGTAATCAAATGGCTGATCGAGCAGGTCATAACACCCTATGTTCACTACTTAGAAGATAACATGAATATGGAAATGAAGATGGTTGTCGATAAAATCGTAACGTACATCGAAGAGCATTATATGGAAGATATATCACTGGAGAGTTGTGCAGAGTATGTCAATGCCACATCGTATACGATCAGTAAAGCGTTTAAGAAAGTACACGGTGTTAATTTTATCGATTATTTAACTAAGCTAAGACTTGATAAAGCAAAAGAACTTTTATTACAAA includes the following:
- a CDS encoding glycoside hydrolase family 2 protein: MRNNSHHFIDANQAKSEVYNFNYEWRFKLADCFPLQEALDTWKDKNGRCFYEKEYEEQDWQTVGVPHTYNDKDLFVSRIEDTGSGQKRTFAFYRKWFKLPEKHYNKKVMIEFEGIRQTCYLYVNGKMAGYYESGVAPFGFDLTPYIHDQKDNLIAIATDNTSSRNLDHFAAETPNNDGAIPGGFIASLQPDSISEDKRGVGYFWNANDFNPSIGGLTKNIRLHIKPTLHITLPIYSNLQTKGVYIYGSDFDIENKKAMIHVHAEIRNESERAEEVSLVSIIYDHSGKEVAKASSGCITVQQTKALTPYSPLSIVPSDAYKRTGRGYTPVPEDQVAPTDTDSVEITLIKSNTTGSDLRFWSPDDPYLYTVQTYLFCNGEVLDQVTNTTGFRKVSYDFETGLKINDQRVWLTGYAQRAANEWAAIGTAVDWLKDIDAQLIRESNANHIRFMHVAGSPADIRSFDRYGVVCTQPAGDKERENFGRQWDQRVELMRDVIIYFRNNPSILFWEAGNNSINAEHMREMRLLKEKLDPFGGRYMGCRTLNTDELLQEAEYVGTMLNRHAGRYQSEQMPVTETEYLREEAPRRVWDDFSPPDFDYDNLWLGPGGRKQVGADCHDLTSEDLALYAAKGYAEFFHDRIGGASGKNYYTAAAALCWTDSAQHGRQAASENARMSGRVDPVRIKKQNFDVFRTMQSPEATVHIVGHWNYPEENGSNYRYSVKEFDGTYWRKTGKFQYRNPRDKTVYVIGSYGIAKIELYINHQFLAVCDQPLDTFVFAFYHIDITQSGSITAVGYDYQGEQVTNDTVETVLEPTKIKLTAHTGNRGLLADGTDIAYVDVEVVDEHGRIHPLANDKIEFVLEGGGIFLGGYNSGRFNGYGKADSVIHQHHVYAECGSNRVFIRSTNQAGVVKLIAKMKGISDQTVEIISQAADRRALSLEYPQYETASVVQPSNQNYPFEAIAEADAVKYQEPDHIYCKVVVNGQEPNTYGILSIYEHGSVYSPILFILESMKKDFPHLFDYQYDEQNGILTIDSYGRTIVAEQGRTHLLVDGEENLLNGEPYKDSNGALIVEINAVISYIKDVISYYDEKASLFRINIPV
- a CDS encoding exo-rhamnogalacturonan lyase family protein, with translation MSNKVNVYWLDQKPVVNRGVTWGIPWEKGHLKKTDSLTLTDNHDAEIPLQTWPTAYWPDGSVKWTAHAVSLMDDRLSETYQVKKGLAIIPENPLTVEKSDESIQINTGHLIYKVNTSGEQIISQVHNGEQLVCEGGYLKGIKESFTDTDGVVTTRQEAFYSDINSAIVEQSGPVRAVVKITGRHKVVSDQRKWLPFTLRLYFYAGQYTMRAVHTFIYDGNPHQDFIKGIGIDFRIPMQGPLYNRYVRFGGDEGFFRESPKGMLTWRTKGHYETLYQDQMEGKPIHFLEEDQAFVNLLDDAATWENYKLVQQSADSYAISKQTKHGCSWVHAVSGNRANGVAYIGSESGGMTIGARNFWQKYPSSFEVKELAKQTSTLSTWFWSPDVPSMDMRHYDTETHVKSSYEGAEEFRSTPYGVANTNEITVGFYSSTPDQKELRSFVREKESPALLVCEPTYYHRTSALGVWSVKDASTPTKAKLEQALDEVVQYYMNEVEQRGWYGFWNYGDVMHSYDPIRHVWKYDLGGCAWQNTELAPNYWLWYMFLRSGRDDIFRFAEAMTRHTSEVDVYHIGEYAGLGSRHNVVHWGCGCKEARIGAAGLHKIYYYLTADERIGDIMDEVVNADYTTEHIPPMRAYFPKDHFPTHVRSGPDWAAFCSNWLTRWERYEDTSFRDKMLTGINSLKNMPYRLLTGPVFGYEPRTGDLMFFGNENHGHHLIMSMGGAQVWMELAEVLEDPEWLEMLAEFGAFYNLPADEKAKRTDGAITGDKPWGTSMLSSTLVAFAAAYKQDPQLAKEAWQYLLEDDTHWQIKSPLKLNKTNDYVKPISEAKNISTNTASQWSLNVIVCMELIEQYLEPAMQENTTLANKY
- a CDS encoding helix-turn-helix domain-containing protein; amino-acid sequence: MDFKKVMRNWKYWFLNRWQSSYFRKSFLLILFITSIPGIISGIAIYTFGLNSTENELRKVHVEEIDERAQNIDDQLNYLEESLTYWAYEPTFNYQLITTDFVYEFQTTRDIMQKLLILEGSQPLISHVDLFVETHDGPVLFTPYMNKITSQEQQEAYHSFLESSTNISWYHNEKQFEETEYANNLLLAHQIPGVVNSSFGAIVVSLDKKSLTQTLETLTPYSNGVTLLMNENDEVLLSTEKTNDQAFTSKLVSMFANKQQSDRSFQMDWDDKTYSVSFGTFNRVGSEWTYVSAAPISAITTPIITISKVILIASLTVLGLAFLLTWFVSNRLYQPVRKLASSFTNTNSATQKGPKDEFKQIRDRIDTLTFESEQLERRITKQIPQLRQNFLIQLTKGYLYDFDEYALKRRMENYRWKVDNTSFVLLDIQLTGIVANEERKYEDDSLLAFAMANIAEDVTKEYIEQYAVLNQYDMTATIFLIVPDQISNVSELLRSLSEDITTSINRVLARYVTITISSKTPKIKDINFLFEEIGRVKRFRDFHKQNQILMLNEVEQNVTGHQLFYPFEMEKEIIQSIRRGKINETETLILQFFDQLLDNSTKEVSVQAGMMQLYSAIQHEILLSGVDPVILFKGRNMYEELAQLREMEWVIKWLIEQVITPYVHYLEDNMNMEMKMVVDKIVTYIEEHYMEDISLESCAEYVNATSYTISKAFKKVHGVNFIDYLTKLRLDKAKELLLQTNMKINEIAEEVGYRHSYFNRIFKKHVGLPPSQYRKSRASNT